Proteins encoded within one genomic window of Agelaius phoeniceus isolate bAgePho1 chromosome 9, bAgePho1.hap1, whole genome shotgun sequence:
- the PDLIM1 gene encoding PDZ and LIM domain protein 1 isoform X4, with product MTYQPAGLNSPPPPARVDAWAGSRPSPVGAMQAPVASVYDPLQSSELRRRHSSSSSPSQVRVGPEQLKHAAQVCPNSPVEVEVPGLKVLHVQFNSPLQLYSQSNIMDTLQGQISSVSPDFPSLDQHNQTPGSIAIDKQSEVYKMLQENQESNEPPRQSASFLVLQEILESEEKGDPTKPSGFRSVKAPTTKVASSIGNAQKLPMCDKCGSGIVGMFVKIRDKQRHPECYVCSDCGTNLKQKGHFFVGEQIYCEKHARERVIPPEGYEVVTVFPK from the exons ATGACATACCAGCCCGCTGGTCTGAACAG CCCACCTCCCCCTGCCCGTGTGGACGCGTGGGCTGGCAGCCGCCCATCGCCGGTGGGTGCGATGCAGGCTCCCGTGGCCTCCGTGTACGACCCTCTGCAGAGCTCCGAGCTGCGGcgcaggcacagctcctcctccagccccagccaggtcCGAGTGGGGCCTGAGCAGCTGAAGCACGCGGCCCAGGTCTGCCCCAACAGCCCTGTGGAAGTGGAGGTGCCGGGACTCAAAGTGCTGCACGTGCAGTTCAATTCTCCCCTGCAGCTCTATTCACAGAGCAACATCATGGACACTCTGCAGGGGCAGATCTCTTCTGTTAGCCCTGATTTCCCCAG TTTAGATCAGCATAACCAGACCCCAGGCAGCATTGCCATAGACAAACAATCTGAGGTTTACAAGATGCTGCAGGAGAATCAAGAGTCAAATGAGCCACCCAGACAGTCTGCTTCGTTTCTTGTGTTGCAAGAGATCTTGGAGTCAGAGGAGAAAG GAGACCCTACCAAACCATCTGGATTTAGGAGCGTCAAAGCCCCTACCACAAAGGTGGCCTCATCGATTGGGAATGCCCAGAAGCTGCCCATGTGCGACAAATGTGGATCTGGCATTGT AGGGATGTTTGTGAAGATCCGGGACAAGCAGCGTCACCCCGAGTGCTACGTGTGCAGCGACTGCGGCACCAACCTCAAGCAGAAAGGACACTTCTTTGTGGGAGAGCAGATCTACTGCGAGAAGCACGCGCGGGAACGGGTGATTCCCCCGGAGGGCTACGAGGTGGTCACCGTCTTCCCAAAGTAA